DNA from Drosophila busckii strain San Diego stock center, stock number 13000-0081.31 chromosome 2R, ASM1175060v1, whole genome shotgun sequence:
aaaaaaagcttttaagaaCCGACTGACAGCACCACCTTAAATCTTGATAACCGTGCTTTTCCAGCCACTTGTTTTTCACAAATGGATGATTAAATCGAACACGAGAGTATGAGATGTGACGTAAATGGATCCCCGAGAACCGCGGTGATAATATGTCTTAAACTGATAAGCACAAGGCCTGCTATACATGGCTAAATATAGGGTTTGGTAAACGCTTAGTAACTGACGATGGGTTTCTAACTcgttgaaaaacaaaagccatcCCAAGCGTCATTTTCAATGCAGCGTCTTGAGATTGGCGTGAAAAacatgtttttctttttgcctgCCTGATAAGCAAAACGAAGGCGtgagtaaatattttgaaaacaatGTCAGTTgacatgtatacatatgtatgtaccatattattttatttatttaatgtcaactatgaacaatACGATTGATGTCCCGAGaatatgaaacaaattttttgattttacttgttttgttaaatattttgttaaattattagtAACTAGGCTCTTCAGTTGCGCTGAAAAgcttttatacatatgtaaatgagACACATTAATAATGCTTtactttgtatttgttatttcgAAAATCGTTTGTCTATTCACtcatcaatataaaaaaaaaacaaagcttacGCTTAAACTATGCTCAAGAGGCTTTACACGCAAAAAGCGGCCCGAAGACACATCTTATTTCTATTCTTAAATGTCTTACCTTGCAAAACGCATTGTAAAGACGTTTATATGTTTGAAAGCTGCGCCAGATTTCACTTATTACAACTTTTTTATTGATAGTTAGATCACTTCTACTTATACTGGAGATCTTCTTACttcagctttaagtttaaaaatatttaaatttttcatggGCATGGCGCCTTTTATAACAGTTCCATACCAGTGCTGTCATTTTTTGATCAGGAAAAAAGCGGTTTCTGGCTAGGAGCCAGGGCAagggcttttttttttagtcattgtctcaaaaatattaattatgacacgcaaatttcacaaaaatgaCACAAAAACATAGCCcgcaaccttttttttttgtgtcaaTCAAGGGCAGATTGAAAAAActgctttcattttcaaaaaagCCAGAATTCCCGCTGCCCGCTGTTGTAAAATTTTTCCCGCATTCACACTTTCAAAAAATCCAGATCTGACGGGAAAAAGCGGAAATGACATTACTGTTCCATACTGGTTAAAAGAAAAGTCCAACAAAGTCCACCACGTATGAAGTAGAGATAATCGATAGCTTTACGTTATTGTTATAATGACAATACTGTGACTGCAACggtattcaattttaatgcagcatttttttaatgaaagaATAATGTCGGCCTATTATCCATTTACCTTAAGTGTCGGATCTAAAATGATACCACCTTTGataataccaaaaaaaaaatttgagtTCTCGTACATTTCATACGTTCTCATGATTTGGGATTATGTGTGACAAGTAACAGGTATGAATACACTATTTGCTTCTTGCTCGAGCCCTGTTGCACTATCCTACTCGCACATACAACATAAATTAAGtcagttgttattgttattttgtatttcatttaatttataaaggAAACTGAGGCTTGCAGACAAGAATGCAGTAAATTAatcattacattttatttctaaaaGCAAACCACGTTGCTTAGTGCAGAAATACCCAATTGCAGGTCTTATGGGGATCCGGGAAACAATTGTCAAAACAACAAATCGGGAGAGCGAGCCGTATTTGAGAATCCTAGCACCCAGCACCCGTGGCTATTGGATGGTATGCCGTGGATGTTGGCTACTATTAGTGCCCCACATGTAATGCAATTTGGATCAAACACCAATTGTAATGTAGAGACTGAGACAcaatgtggcaagtggcaacaaaaacGCAAGTCTCTCGACCAACTGACTTCCGTTCTGTAAGTACATGCAAAtgatgtatatacatatgtaaattgtttttgaaccATTTTCATAGGCCTTCTAAACAGTTAATCACCGAGGAGCGCATAACCGCCCACTTTAGTGGTTTGCAAATTTCAGGAGATGCTAATGGAGTAGCCGCTGTGAGAAGTGCCGGGAACAACAACAGTATCCAAACTGTAAATGGCGGATTGGCCACAGATGACATACCATCTACTAGCACAGGAAAAACACACCATCCCAATCCGGCTTACCAAATGGCCGCTATGGAATTGGAACAAAAACTTCGCAATGCAAACC
Protein-coding regions in this window:
- the LOC108602046 gene encoding uncharacterized protein LOC108602046 isoform X1: MQSYGDPGNNCQNNKSGERAVFENPSTQHPWLLDGMPWMLATISAPHVMQFGSNTNCNVETETQCGKWQQKRKSLDQLTSVLPSKQLITEERITAHFSGLQISGDANGVAAVRSAGNNNSIQTVNGGLATDDIPSTSTGKTHHPNPAYQMAAMELEQKLRNANRIVICDELKQNVNPATAPPVWLLKSIPRPCTALVPWQPNPLQVQISKEHCPQQDHSKQAAGEDVGQLDDYDDELHFFANNNTCNVNINKSAEQMDEDL
- the LOC108602046 gene encoding uncharacterized protein LOC108602046 isoform X2, which produces MPWMLATISAPHVMQFGSNTNCNVETETQCGKWQQKRKSLDQLTSVLPSKQLITEERITAHFSGLQISGDANGVAAVRSAGNNNSIQTVNGGLATDDIPSTSTGKTHHPNPAYQMAAMELEQKLRNANRIVICDELKQNVNPATAPPVWLLKSIPRPCTALVPWQPNPLQVQISKEHCPQQDHSKQAAGEDVGQLDDYDDELHFFANNNTCNVNINKSAEQMDEDL